From the Selenomonas timonae genome, one window contains:
- a CDS encoding ISL3 family transposase produces MHRSNGTATSRRNVSGVMRTACYVHCKRPRVLCDKCGTVQVNAPFERKNSRFTLLFEGYAMLLLQDIPRAGASHLLRCDEKSLAAILTYWVHDAVNRMDLSDTCSIAMDETTFRRGHKYVTVAVRRRVFDVEPGRDKTAAKNVGEKLERNGGNTKSVNSLTSDMSASYLSAVREVFPNAKQTIDKFHVKQVPLKALDTVRKDEQKESGRKKELFLCRKLFMVPQGRMTDKQRTMATELSKQYKKTGRAFRIVQSLDDFYASTSMDEAQTRLDKLCSWMRRCRLKPMKDAALTLRNHSKEIRNYFHTRLTNAICEGINAMIQAAKRKARGFHAFEGYAAMIYLVAGKLELDTPVLLWK; encoded by the coding sequence GTGCACCGATCAAACGGTACGGCTACGAGCCGAAGGAACGTATCTGGCGTCATGCGGACTGCCTGTTATGTCCACTGCAAGCGTCCCCGTGTTCTGTGCGACAAATGCGGCACAGTGCAGGTCAATGCGCCGTTTGAGCGCAAGAACAGTCGCTTTACCCTGCTGTTCGAAGGCTACGCCATGCTACTCTTGCAAGACATTCCTCGTGCCGGAGCCTCCCATCTGCTTCGCTGTGACGAAAAGTCGCTCGCCGCTATCCTTACGTATTGGGTGCATGACGCGGTAAATCGTATGGATCTTTCCGATACCTGCTCCATCGCCATGGATGAGACAACCTTTCGGCGTGGGCACAAATACGTCACCGTCGCAGTAAGGCGCCGTGTCTTCGATGTCGAACCTGGTCGCGACAAAACGGCGGCCAAAAACGTGGGCGAAAAACTGGAGAGGAACGGTGGCAACACGAAGAGCGTCAATTCTCTCACCAGCGACATGTCCGCAAGCTACCTGTCCGCCGTCCGAGAAGTGTTTCCGAACGCCAAACAGACCATCGACAAATTTCACGTCAAACAGGTGCCACTCAAAGCCTTGGATACGGTGCGTAAGGATGAGCAAAAAGAGTCCGGTCGGAAAAAGGAGCTGTTCCTGTGCCGCAAACTGTTCATGGTGCCGCAAGGACGCATGACCGACAAGCAACGGACAATGGCAACGGAACTTTCCAAGCAGTACAAGAAGACGGGACGTGCCTTTCGGATTGTCCAGTCTCTGGATGACTTCTATGCCTCGACCTCCATGGATGAGGCGCAGACGCGACTGGACAAGTTGTGTTCATGGATGCGACGATGCCGACTGAAACCGATGAAGGATGCCGCCTTGACGCTCAGGAATCACAGCAAAGAAATACGGAACTATTTTCATACGCGTCTGACGAACGCGATTTGCGAAGGAATCAACGCGATGATTCAAGCAGCGAAGCGCAAGGCAAGAGGTTTTCATGCCTTTGAAGGCTATGCCGCAATGATCTACTTGGTTGCAGGAAAGTTGGAATTAGATACACCTGTTCTATTGTGGAAATAG